The following are encoded together in the Roseivirga misakiensis genome:
- a CDS encoding PadR family transcriptional regulator, translating to MKGTFLGEFEEVVLLATCVLKEEAYANMVRKKVEEHTKRSINLSAIHSALYRMEKKGFLHSEFGEASKKRGGKRKRIFVPTPSAMQALDQIKQIRASFWDIMPAISDDGNA from the coding sequence ATGAAGGGAACTTTTCTAGGCGAGTTTGAAGAAGTAGTGCTATTGGCTACCTGTGTTTTAAAGGAGGAAGCCTACGCCAATATGGTGAGAAAAAAGGTTGAAGAGCACACCAAACGCAGTATTAACCTTAGTGCTATTCACTCAGCGCTTTATAGAATGGAAAAGAAAGGGTTTCTCCACTCAGAATTTGGGGAAGCTTCGAAAAAACGAGGTGGGAAACGCAAACGTATATTTGTTCCAACTCCTTCTGCTATGCAAGCATTGGATCAGATTAAACAGATTCGTGCCTCTTTTTGGGATATTATGCCAGCCATATCAGACGATGGAAACGCATGA
- a CDS encoding ABC transporter permease has product MNNPPKLPAKILRFFCADHRIEELEGDLYEEYTENLAAHGHKKAARIYTWTIAKSFRHYLFDYHPNSYKLSYHNMMFKHYLKTAFRGMKNSKSITAINLFGLSVGIAISLLITLFVADQYLMDDFIPDKDRIVRIERFSETSISQAFDAGMHPGYGPVLLDISPQIESFTRLAKYNITIRLEDEDGLTLVKEPFLFADSTFFEIFPFELVKGNPKTALSDKKNILLTESMAEKYFGSEDPIGKTINAPFRGRSFFQVAGIIKDLPDNSSMQFGFLAPATDSYSLNSQGFSPWLLILKLAPNTNKPDLLAQIEREIPKLTSNEYHHRFSYNFTNFADIKYNTVTTDNVFAVMNKNIIELFIIVAALILLLASINYVNLTAARALQRGQEAGIRKVIGAGRGSFKSQFLTESLILWWLSLPLAIIIVQALLPTFEQIIDKPVYFEYLQSASFLLAIFGIITLLGLFSGLYPAFIISRFKFTDFLKGKLSGTHKGGWFRKGLVVLQFTISVILVIATFVVQRQISYMQERTMSFQGDQIIVTDIGFTDQFTPYKNALEQIPSISNVSLTSSPPGGEVAAGRSFSKTFDATITIHEIDENYISLLDLEMVSGQAFSVDTKDTNADGIIINETLAKLIETKNPLNSQTPLNETYPELGGSIRGIVKDFHIESPHVSIKPMVFNYSEQTGNQIARSMIKINSENISETLANIEATWKKFIPNSVLSFRFLDARFEQLYTTEVKLGRVFGVLTTVAILISCLGLYGLITYLAEAKFQEIGIRKVLGASSKQIIWLLTKQVQSLVLIACILAIPIAYYGISEWLTGFAYRTTISIPLIATCAIIALMISGLTVLFKSVKAANGNPVNALRNE; this is encoded by the coding sequence ATGAATAATCCACCAAAGTTACCGGCTAAAATCTTAAGATTCTTTTGTGCAGATCACCGCATAGAGGAACTGGAAGGTGACTTGTACGAAGAATACACTGAAAATCTAGCAGCACATGGTCATAAAAAAGCGGCTAGAATATATACATGGACAATTGCCAAATCATTTAGGCATTACTTGTTCGATTATCATCCCAATAGTTATAAACTCTCTTATCACAACATGATGTTCAAACACTACTTGAAAACTGCCTTCCGAGGCATGAAAAACAGTAAATCTATTACTGCAATTAATCTTTTCGGCTTATCGGTCGGCATCGCAATCAGTCTGTTAATTACCTTGTTTGTAGCAGATCAGTACCTGATGGACGATTTCATCCCAGATAAAGATCGGATCGTAAGAATAGAACGGTTTAGTGAGACTTCTATAAGTCAGGCATTCGATGCTGGAATGCACCCTGGCTATGGGCCAGTTTTACTTGACATATCTCCTCAAATCGAGTCTTTTACTCGTCTAGCCAAATATAATATCACGATTAGATTAGAAGATGAGGACGGTTTAACCTTGGTCAAAGAACCATTTCTCTTTGCAGACTCTACCTTTTTTGAAATTTTCCCTTTTGAATTAGTCAAAGGAAACCCAAAAACCGCGCTAAGCGACAAGAAAAACATATTGCTAACCGAAAGTATGGCGGAAAAATACTTCGGTAGTGAAGACCCAATCGGAAAAACAATAAATGCTCCATTTCGAGGTAGAAGTTTTTTTCAGGTTGCTGGCATTATCAAAGACCTTCCTGATAACTCTAGTATGCAGTTCGGTTTTCTCGCACCTGCGACGGATAGTTATAGCCTGAATAGCCAAGGTTTCTCCCCTTGGCTACTCATTTTAAAGCTAGCTCCAAATACCAATAAACCTGATTTATTGGCACAAATAGAACGTGAGATACCAAAATTGACTAGTAATGAATATCATCATCGGTTTAGTTATAACTTCACCAATTTTGCTGACATAAAATACAATACGGTGACCACAGACAATGTCTTCGCTGTTATGAATAAAAACATCATCGAGCTATTCATCATCGTTGCTGCCCTTATTTTACTTTTAGCCTCTATCAATTATGTAAATCTTACGGCAGCCAGAGCATTACAACGCGGGCAAGAAGCTGGAATCAGGAAGGTAATTGGTGCTGGTCGAGGTAGCTTTAAGTCTCAGTTCTTAACGGAATCTTTAATCTTATGGTGGCTATCTCTTCCCCTTGCTATTATTATTGTACAAGCTCTATTACCAACATTTGAGCAAATAATCGATAAACCGGTTTATTTCGAATATCTCCAAAGTGCATCTTTTTTATTGGCTATTTTCGGCATTATAACCCTCCTTGGGCTCTTCTCTGGCCTTTACCCTGCTTTTATCATTTCAAGATTTAAATTCACCGATTTTTTGAAGGGAAAACTTAGCGGTACCCACAAAGGTGGCTGGTTTAGAAAAGGACTGGTCGTACTTCAATTTACTATTTCAGTTATCCTTGTCATTGCTACTTTCGTAGTGCAAAGGCAAATCTCCTATATGCAGGAGAGAACCATGTCTTTTCAAGGTGATCAAATCATCGTAACAGACATTGGTTTTACAGATCAATTTACGCCTTATAAAAACGCACTTGAACAAATCCCTTCAATCTCTAATGTCAGTTTAACCTCAAGTCCTCCGGGTGGAGAAGTAGCGGCAGGGCGCTCGTTCAGTAAGACTTTTGATGCCACAATTACCATTCATGAGATTGATGAAAACTACATATCACTTCTTGACTTAGAAATGGTCAGTGGCCAAGCCTTTAGTGTTGATACCAAGGACACTAATGCTGATGGCATCATCATCAACGAGACCCTGGCAAAACTGATAGAAACTAAAAACCCATTAAATTCACAAACCCCATTAAATGAAACTTACCCCGAACTAGGGGGTTCAATTAGGGGGATTGTTAAGGATTTTCATATTGAGTCACCACATGTGAGTATCAAGCCCATGGTATTTAATTATAGCGAACAAACTGGTAATCAGATTGCTAGATCTATGATTAAAATCAACAGCGAAAATATTTCCGAGACGCTTGCCAACATCGAGGCAACATGGAAAAAGTTTATACCCAATTCGGTACTCTCTTTTCGTTTTTTAGATGCGCGCTTTGAGCAACTCTACACTACAGAAGTCAAATTAGGTCGAGTATTTGGTGTTTTGACCACTGTGGCAATTTTAATTTCTTGCCTAGGATTATATGGTCTCATCACCTATCTGGCCGAAGCTAAATTTCAGGAGATTGGTATTAGAAAAGTATTGGGCGCTTCATCTAAGCAAATTATCTGGTTGCTCACCAAACAAGTTCAGTCACTAGTCCTTATCGCCTGTATTTTGGCCATACCGATCGCCTATTATGGAATTAGTGAATGGCTAACAGGCTTTGCTTACCGAACGACTATATCAATACCTCTAATCGCAACTTGTGCTATTATTGCTTTGATGATTTCTGGTTTAACCGTCTTATTCAAGTCGGTGAAGGCAGCTAATGGAAATCCCGTCAATGCGCTAAGAAACGAGTAA
- the glgP gene encoding alpha-glucan family phosphorylase, with translation MKFKHPYKFGKGYEKPVAYFSMEFAIDQPLKIYSGGLGFLAGSHMRSAFDLKQNMIGIGMLWKYGYYDQVRKHNNELDALWQERHYNFLEDTGIELEVHVNEHPVKVKVFYLAPKVFGTAPIFLLSTDHPENDYLAQTITHKLYDNNVSTRIAQYILLGIGGAKLLEAIGHKVDQYHFNEAHALPAAFRLMEKLGDIEKVKDQVVFTTHTPVKAGNEVNDPIMLHKMGFFNGFSVREVEDMVGFENGMFNHTLAALRMSKISNAVSKKHCEVSKDMWGGFDGICDIIPITNAQNKAYWTDKELEKAHAKKDDKKFIKRKKDLKQEFFDFVSDQTGKILDPNVLTIVWARRFAGYKRADLIARDVERFERLLNNKDYPVQIIWAGKPYPLDHGAVSTFNWLVHFTRKYHNATILTGYELGLSALMKKGSDVWLNNPRIPLEASGTSGMTAAMNGSLNFSTNDGWILEFGEHGKNGFVIPEVDTSLSEGEQDQHDADHMMRILEDEIVPMYYQKQDEWVAMNYQSMDDVDEYFKASRMADEYYKKLYNI, from the coding sequence ATGAAATTTAAACATCCCTATAAATTTGGTAAAGGCTATGAGAAACCTGTAGCCTACTTTTCAATGGAATTTGCCATTGACCAACCATTAAAAATATATTCAGGAGGACTTGGTTTTTTGGCGGGGTCCCACATGCGAAGTGCTTTTGACCTAAAGCAAAATATGATTGGTATAGGTATGCTATGGAAATATGGCTATTACGATCAGGTGAGAAAACACAACAATGAATTAGATGCCCTTTGGCAAGAAAGACATTACAATTTCTTGGAAGACACGGGTATTGAACTTGAAGTCCATGTCAATGAACATCCGGTTAAAGTGAAGGTCTTTTATTTGGCACCAAAGGTTTTCGGAACTGCGCCGATTTTCCTTTTGTCGACAGATCACCCTGAGAATGATTACTTAGCACAGACTATTACACATAAACTGTACGATAATAATGTCTCTACAAGAATAGCTCAATACATTCTATTGGGTATTGGAGGGGCTAAATTATTGGAAGCTATAGGTCATAAGGTAGATCAGTATCATTTCAATGAAGCACATGCTTTGCCTGCCGCTTTTAGGTTAATGGAGAAGCTCGGTGATATCGAAAAGGTAAAAGATCAAGTTGTATTTACAACCCATACACCCGTTAAAGCGGGTAACGAGGTTAATGATCCTATTATGCTTCATAAAATGGGCTTCTTTAACGGTTTTTCTGTTCGAGAGGTAGAAGATATGGTTGGCTTTGAAAATGGTATGTTCAACCACACTTTGGCAGCTCTTAGAATGTCAAAAATCTCTAATGCTGTTTCGAAGAAACACTGTGAGGTTTCCAAAGATATGTGGGGTGGGTTTGACGGTATTTGCGATATTATTCCGATCACCAATGCGCAAAACAAGGCTTATTGGACAGATAAAGAGCTTGAAAAAGCACACGCGAAGAAAGACGATAAGAAATTTATAAAGAGAAAGAAGGACTTAAAACAAGAGTTTTTTGACTTCGTATCTGACCAAACTGGTAAAATATTAGATCCAAATGTATTAACAATTGTCTGGGCGAGACGATTTGCAGGGTACAAGCGAGCCGATCTTATTGCTAGAGATGTGGAACGTTTTGAAAGGCTTTTAAACAATAAAGATTATCCTGTACAAATCATATGGGCGGGTAAGCCATATCCATTAGATCACGGTGCTGTTAGTACTTTCAATTGGCTTGTGCATTTTACAAGAAAGTATCACAATGCTACAATTCTGACTGGTTATGAGTTGGGGCTTTCTGCATTAATGAAAAAAGGATCTGATGTCTGGCTGAATAACCCGAGAATTCCATTAGAAGCATCGGGTACTTCTGGTATGACTGCGGCTATGAATGGCTCACTGAACTTTTCGACAAATGATGGTTGGATTCTAGAGTTCGGCGAGCATGGTAAAAATGGTTTCGTAATTCCTGAAGTGGATACTAGTTTATCAGAGGGTGAACAAGATCAGCACGATGCGGATCATATGATGAGAATTTTGGAAGATGAGATCGTACCAATGTACTATCAAAAGCAAGATGAATGGGTTGCCATGAATTATCAGAGTATGGACGACGTGGATGAGTATTTTAAAGCCTCAAGAATGGCTGATGAATACTACAAAAAGCTCTACAATATTTAA